From Salarias fasciatus chromosome 12, fSalaFa1.1, whole genome shotgun sequence, the proteins below share one genomic window:
- the drc10 gene encoding dynein regulatory complex protein 10 isoform X2: MTRAKTQSGVAQLNEKIHLSPEAQQISSILENCISNMRIAAALPAVLQSDTLSNAADKKLRELLKKHQVLAENVEREGAEHESQKEREEETGKAKTSSRAHLEKDIKNSTRDVLRYFRTHPDTASGLKAELLSMEIGESEGILIRNLEMFHSHMLEKLQASLGEEPQLPTLSSLTNDLRQIILTEEKLHPATTQSSEGGNDARGHVTSPLTDSQGGNDRRGDVTSPLTDSQEQKQPQLKTHSTKQMSMQQEIDRLNAQLYNLMRENSQAESTLQEKNEQVEVEIESLLKNFDNEMEESQATLESNEQIYEKEQEELRKLESLCANLEEEYNQIQERHRLAEEKRQEDMKELELKTKAAVYAQAWWRGYSTRKALKNKGKSKKKAKKGKGKMAK; encoded by the exons ATGACGAGGGCAAAGACTCAATCCGGAGTGGCTCAGCTGAATGAGAAGATTCATCTTTCTCCTGAGGCTCAGCAAATCTCCAGCATCTTGGAAAACTGCATCAGTAACATGAGGAttgctgcagctctgcctgcTGTCCTCCAGTCAGACACCCTGTCCAATGCTGCAGACAAGAAATTGAGAGAGTTACTGAAGAAACATCAAGTATTGGCTGAAAATGTAGAGAGAGAAGGTGCTGAACATGAGtcacaaaaagaaagagaggaggaaactggaaaaGCAAAGACAAGCTCAAGGGCTCATCTTGAAAAGGACATTAAGAACTCAACCAGAGATGTGCTGAGGTATTTCCGAACCCATCCAGACACAGCTTCTGGCTTGAAAGCAGAGTTATTAAGTATGGAAATAGGCGAGAGTGAGGGGATACTAATTAGAAACCTGGAGATGTTTCACAGCCACATGCTGGAAAAGTTGCAGGCCAGTCTGGGCGAGGAGCCACAGCTGCCGACACTCTCCTCCCTGACCAATGATCTGAGGCAGATCAttttaacagaagaaaaacttcaTCCAGCCACAACG CAGTCATCTGAGGGAGGGAATGATGCACGAGGACATGTCACTTCACCTCTCACAGACTCACAG GGAGGGAATGATAGACGAGGAGATGTCACTTCACCTCTCACAGACTCACAGGAACAGAAGCAGCCACAACTGAAGACACACAGCACCAAGCAGATGAGCATGCAACAGGAAATTGATCGACTGAATGCTCAGCTCTATAATTTGATGCGTGAAAACAGTCAGGCAGAAAGCACACTCCAAGAG AAAAATGAACAGGTGGAAGTGGAAATTGAATCCTTACTCAAAAATTTTGACAATGAAATGGAAGAAAGTCAG gccaccCTGGAGTCAAACGAGCAGATTtatgaaaaggagcaggaggaattAAGGAAGCTAGAAAGTCTTTGTGCCAACCTGGAGGAAGAGTACAACCAGATCCAGGAGCGACATCGGCTGGCTgaagagaagagacaggaagatATGAAAGAGCTGGAGTTGAAGACCAAAGCTGCTGTTTATGCTCAAGCCTGGTGGAGGGGTTACAGTACTCGCAAAGCCCTGAAGAACAAGGGCAAAAGTAAGAAGAAGGCTAAAAAAGGCAAAGGCAAAATGGCTAAATGA